One stretch of Legionella birminghamensis DNA includes these proteins:
- a CDS encoding F0F1 ATP synthase subunit epsilon, with translation MAITTHLDIVSAEREIFSGVVEMVVATGELGEVGITPGHAPLLTVLKPGEIRITHMGGAQEVYYVSGGMLEVQPFYVTILADEVERAESLDEAAALAAKSRAEEAIANKNADIDYSMAATELARAVAQIRAIQKVRKNLK, from the coding sequence ATGGCTATAACAACCCATTTGGATATTGTCAGCGCTGAGCGTGAGATTTTCTCGGGCGTTGTCGAAATGGTGGTCGCGACAGGCGAGCTGGGAGAAGTGGGTATAACTCCCGGCCATGCTCCGCTGCTTACTGTACTGAAGCCAGGTGAAATCCGTATTACTCATATGGGTGGCGCGCAGGAAGTGTATTATGTTTCCGGCGGCATGCTGGAAGTTCAACCTTTCTACGTTACCATACTTGCTGATGAAGTAGAGCGTGCAGAAAGCCTGGATGAAGCGGCAGCACTTGCTGCTAAAAGCAGGGCTGAAGAAGCGATTGCCAATAAAAACGCTGATATTGACTACTCCATGGCCGCAACTGAACTGGCTCGTGCAGTTGCCCAGATCCGCGCTATTCAGAAAGTCAGAAAGAATCTTAAATAA
- the atpD gene encoding F0F1 ATP synthase subunit beta has protein sequence MSLGKVVEVIGAVVDVEFPRDNVPKVNDALHLIDGDLVFEVQQQLGDGVVRTIAMGSTDGLKRGLEAKNTGEPIQVPVGKKTLGRIMDVLGRPVDEAGPIDAEEHWAIHRKAPSYEEQAGSQELLETGIKVIDLLCPFAKGGKVGLFGGAGVGKTVNMMELIRNIAIEHSGYSVFAGVGERTREGNDFYHEMKDSNVLDKVSLVYGQMNEPPGNRLRVALTGLTMAEKFRDEGRDVLLFIDNIYRYTLAGVEVSALLGRMPSAVGYQPTLAEEMGMLQERITSTKTGSITSIQAVYVPADDLTDPSPATTFAHLDATVVLSRQIAELGIYPAVDPLDSTSRQLDPLIVGQEHYDTARRVQQTLQRYKELKDIIAILGMDELSEEDKRVVSRARKIQRFLSQPFFVAEVFTGSPGKYVALKDTIKGFQGILAGEYDDLPEQAFYMVGSIEEAVAKAKTL, from the coding sequence ATGAGTTTAGGAAAGGTAGTTGAAGTAATCGGCGCGGTAGTCGATGTGGAGTTTCCACGTGACAACGTTCCAAAAGTAAATGATGCCTTACACCTGATTGATGGTGACTTGGTATTTGAAGTACAGCAGCAGCTGGGCGATGGTGTAGTCCGCACGATTGCCATGGGCAGCACAGACGGCTTAAAGCGCGGTCTTGAAGCAAAAAATACGGGTGAGCCTATTCAAGTGCCAGTCGGTAAAAAAACACTTGGCCGTATCATGGACGTTCTAGGCCGCCCCGTGGACGAAGCTGGCCCAATTGATGCTGAAGAGCATTGGGCAATCCACCGCAAGGCGCCTTCTTATGAAGAACAAGCCGGAAGCCAGGAGCTGCTTGAAACCGGGATTAAAGTAATTGACCTGCTCTGTCCTTTCGCTAAAGGGGGTAAGGTTGGTCTATTCGGTGGTGCCGGTGTGGGTAAAACCGTTAATATGATGGAATTAATCCGTAATATTGCGATTGAGCATAGCGGATACTCCGTATTTGCCGGAGTGGGTGAGCGAACCCGCGAAGGAAATGACTTCTATCATGAAATGAAAGACTCCAATGTATTGGATAAAGTGTCACTGGTTTATGGTCAGATGAATGAGCCGCCAGGAAACCGTCTGCGTGTTGCTTTAACTGGCCTGACCATGGCAGAGAAATTCCGTGACGAAGGCAGGGATGTTCTCCTGTTCATCGATAACATCTATCGTTATACGCTGGCTGGGGTAGAAGTATCTGCATTACTTGGACGTATGCCTTCAGCAGTAGGATATCAGCCGACTTTGGCCGAAGAAATGGGTATGCTGCAAGAGCGAATCACCTCTACCAAGACAGGTTCTATTACTTCTATCCAGGCAGTGTATGTTCCTGCGGATGACCTCACGGATCCATCACCTGCAACGACATTCGCGCATCTTGATGCGACCGTTGTATTATCGCGACAGATTGCTGAGTTGGGTATTTACCCTGCAGTAGATCCGCTTGACTCCACTTCACGCCAGCTTGATCCATTAATTGTTGGCCAGGAGCATTATGACACGGCTCGCCGCGTTCAGCAGACACTGCAGCGCTATAAAGAATTGAAAGATATTATTGCTATTCTTGGTATGGATGAATTGTCTGAAGAAGACAAGCGTGTTGTATCCAGAGCACGTAAAATTCAGCGTTTCCTGTCTCAGCCTTTCTTCGTAGCAGAAGTATTTACTGGTTCCCCCGGAAAATATGTCGCTCTTAAAGATACCATTAAAGGCTTCCAGGGAATTCTGGCGGGCGAGTATGACGATTTGCCAGAACAGGCCTTTTATATGGTTGGTAGTATTGAAGAGGCTGTTGCTAAAGCCAAGACACTATGA
- the atpG gene encoding F0F1 ATP synthase subunit gamma, with product MAGAKEIRTKIASVKNTQKITRAMEMVAASKMRKTQDAMKASKPYATKIYNVVKHIARANSEYRHPFMTVRDIKRIGLIVITTDRGLCGGLNANLLRETIRSMRQWQQEGKEISLCVIGRKGQAFFRRVGGHVVASADHLGDRPGVRDIIGVVKTMLDAFYQGEIDALHVVYNEFINTMTQKPVIKQMLPLPTDDTDTQELGHHWDYIYEPDSKELLDALLERYSELQVYQAVVENIACEQAAKMIAMKSATDNAGALIKEFQLAYNKARQAAITQELAEIVGGASAL from the coding sequence ATGGCTGGAGCAAAAGAAATCCGTACAAAAATCGCGAGTGTGAAAAACACACAAAAGATCACTCGCGCTATGGAAATGGTGGCTGCAAGCAAAATGCGTAAAACCCAGGATGCAATGAAAGCCTCTAAACCCTATGCAACAAAAATCTATAATGTCGTCAAACATATCGCACGCGCAAACTCAGAGTATCGCCATCCTTTTATGACTGTTCGTGATATCAAACGAATCGGCCTTATTGTGATTACAACCGATCGCGGCTTATGCGGTGGTTTAAATGCGAATCTTCTGCGTGAAACGATTCGAAGCATGCGCCAATGGCAACAGGAAGGCAAAGAGATTAGCCTTTGTGTGATTGGCCGTAAAGGGCAGGCTTTTTTCAGACGGGTAGGCGGTCATGTGGTTGCCAGTGCAGATCATTTGGGTGACAGGCCAGGCGTTCGCGATATCATCGGTGTTGTAAAAACCATGCTTGATGCCTTTTATCAGGGCGAGATTGATGCTTTGCATGTGGTCTATAACGAATTTATCAATACCATGACGCAGAAGCCGGTAATAAAACAAATGCTGCCCCTGCCTACTGATGATACAGATACTCAGGAGCTGGGCCATCATTGGGATTATATTTATGAGCCGGATTCCAAAGAGTTGCTGGATGCTTTATTAGAACGCTACAGTGAGCTTCAGGTTTATCAGGCAGTCGTTGAGAATATTGCCTGTGAGCAAGCGGCTAAAATGATAGCAATGAAGAGCGCCACTGATAATGCTGGTGCTTTGATTAAAGAATTTCAATTGGCATATAACAAAGCCCGACAGGCGGCTATTACCCAGGAATTAGCAGAAATTGTCGGTGGCGCAAGCGCATTATAA
- the atpA gene encoding F0F1 ATP synthase subunit alpha, giving the protein MSQVALNPSEISELIRKKIEHFNVASEARNEGTIVSLKDGIVRLHGLADAMQGEMIEFPSGVYGLALNLERDSVGAVILGDYSNLSEGQKGKCTGRILEVPVGKKLLGRVVDALGNPIDGKGPIEADKMAPIEKVAPGVIARQSVDQPVQTGLKAIDAMIPVGRGQRELIIGDRQTGKSAIAIDAIINQKGTGVKCIYVAIGQKASSVASIVRKLEEHGAMEHTIVVVAGASDSAALQFIAPYSGCSMGEYFMERGEDALIVYDDLTKQAWAYRQISLLLRRPPGREAYPGDIFYLHSRLLERAARINAAEVEKLTNGEVKGKTGSLTALPIIETQAGDVSAFVPTNVISITDGQIFLDVDLFNSGVRPAINSGLSVSRVGGAAQTKIMKKLGGGTRLALAQFRELEAFSQFASDLDDATRKQLERGQRITELMKQKQYSPLSVAEMGLSLFIVEKGYLDDVPVAEVSAFEAALRSFMHSSYASLMNKINEAGAYDNDIESQLKNAVEEFKRTGSW; this is encoded by the coding sequence ATGTCACAAGTTGCACTAAACCCTTCTGAAATTAGTGAATTAATCAGAAAAAAAATCGAACATTTTAATGTTGCCTCCGAAGCAAGAAACGAAGGAACAATCGTTAGTTTAAAAGACGGCATCGTCCGTCTTCATGGCCTGGCCGATGCGATGCAGGGTGAAATGATTGAATTCCCCAGTGGCGTTTATGGCTTGGCGCTGAACCTTGAGCGGGATTCAGTAGGCGCGGTAATCCTGGGTGATTACTCCAATCTTTCTGAAGGTCAGAAAGGTAAATGTACCGGCCGTATTCTTGAAGTACCTGTCGGTAAAAAGCTTTTAGGACGCGTTGTCGATGCGCTGGGGAACCCAATTGACGGAAAAGGTCCAATTGAAGCAGATAAAATGGCTCCAATTGAAAAAGTGGCGCCAGGAGTAATTGCACGCCAGTCAGTTGATCAGCCTGTACAGACAGGATTAAAAGCCATTGACGCGATGATTCCAGTTGGACGTGGTCAGCGTGAGCTGATTATTGGTGATCGACAAACCGGTAAATCGGCTATTGCCATTGATGCGATCATCAATCAAAAAGGCACTGGTGTTAAATGTATTTATGTAGCCATTGGGCAGAAAGCGTCTTCTGTGGCCTCTATCGTCCGCAAACTGGAAGAGCACGGTGCCATGGAACACACCATTGTCGTCGTTGCTGGTGCTTCTGATTCTGCTGCACTGCAATTTATTGCCCCCTACTCCGGCTGCTCAATGGGTGAATACTTCATGGAGCGCGGTGAAGATGCACTGATTGTCTATGATGATTTAACCAAACAAGCCTGGGCTTACCGTCAAATTTCCCTGCTATTACGCCGTCCGCCTGGACGTGAAGCTTACCCTGGGGATATTTTCTATCTGCATTCCCGTTTGCTGGAAAGAGCTGCAAGAATCAATGCTGCCGAAGTAGAAAAATTGACAAATGGTGAAGTAAAGGGCAAAACCGGTTCGCTTACCGCGCTGCCAATTATCGAAACACAGGCTGGCGACGTATCGGCCTTCGTACCAACCAATGTTATCTCTATTACCGATGGTCAGATCTTCCTGGATGTTGATTTGTTCAACTCGGGTGTAAGGCCAGCAATTAACTCCGGGCTGTCTGTGTCCCGGGTTGGTGGTGCTGCTCAGACCAAGATTATGAAGAAACTTGGCGGTGGTACGCGATTGGCGCTGGCGCAATTCCGCGAACTTGAAGCATTCTCGCAGTTCGCTTCTGATTTGGATGATGCGACACGCAAACAGTTGGAACGCGGCCAGCGGATTACAGAGTTAATGAAGCAAAAACAATATTCGCCATTATCTGTCGCTGAAATGGGACTCTCGCTGTTTATTGTCGAAAAAGGCTATCTGGATGATGTCCCGGTTGCTGAAGTCAGCGCGTTTGAAGCGGCACTACGCAGCTTTATGCATAGTTCATATGCTAGCCTGATGAATAAAATCAATGAAGCAGGTGCTTATGATAACGATATTGAATCTCAACTGAAAAATGCAGTTGAAGAATTCAAACGTACAGGCAGCTGGTAA
- a CDS encoding F0F1 ATP synthase subunit delta, with amino-acid sequence MPDTVTLARPYAKAIFEHALNEKKLAVWSDYLNLLASLVMNEQSEGFITNPATTASQHSQFLLSLLPSDTGADSEGLENLVRLLADNKRLMLLPDVMVLFEAERAEHEKTLEVEVRSYSELSHDQQEKLAKALSERLQRKVKLNIVVDKSLIGGAIINAGDLVIDGSVSGKLNTLRTSLAA; translated from the coding sequence ATGCCAGATACTGTAACCCTTGCCCGACCTTATGCTAAAGCCATTTTCGAACACGCCCTGAACGAAAAGAAATTGGCAGTATGGTCTGATTATTTAAATCTCTTGGCTTCGCTGGTAATGAATGAGCAAAGCGAGGGCTTTATCACGAATCCAGCGACAACGGCGTCACAACATAGTCAGTTTCTGTTGTCTCTGCTTCCTTCCGATACTGGTGCAGATTCTGAAGGCCTGGAAAATCTAGTCCGCCTTCTTGCAGACAATAAACGACTGATGCTGCTGCCGGATGTGATGGTTCTATTTGAAGCGGAGCGGGCTGAGCATGAGAAAACACTCGAAGTAGAGGTTCGCAGTTACTCCGAGTTATCCCATGACCAGCAGGAAAAATTGGCAAAGGCTTTGAGTGAGCGTCTGCAGCGTAAAGTCAAGTTGAATATTGTAGTTGATAAGTCACTGATTGGTGGCGCGATTATCAATGCCGGGGATTTGGTAATTGATGGTTCGGTTAGTGGTAAATTGAATACGCTTCGTACCAGCCTGGCCGCATAA
- a CDS encoding F0F1 ATP synthase subunit B: MEINLTLIVQMLVFAAFVWFTMKFVWPPLAKAMEERQEKIADGLAAAERGRKELELAQHRVKDELKQAKAHSAEIIEKATRRASQLIEEAKEEAKLEAQKQVKLAHEQLQQEINRAKDDLRKQVAQLAVASAEKILKKTIDIQANSALLDNLIEEI, encoded by the coding sequence TTGGAAATTAACTTAACACTGATAGTACAAATGCTCGTTTTTGCAGCGTTTGTCTGGTTTACCATGAAGTTTGTATGGCCGCCATTAGCGAAGGCAATGGAAGAGCGTCAGGAAAAAATTGCCGACGGTCTTGCCGCTGCGGAGCGTGGACGGAAAGAGCTTGAGCTGGCTCAGCACCGTGTTAAAGACGAGCTGAAACAAGCAAAAGCACATTCTGCTGAAATTATCGAAAAAGCAACCAGAAGAGCCAGTCAACTGATTGAGGAAGCTAAAGAAGAAGCCAAACTGGAAGCACAGAAGCAGGTGAAATTGGCGCATGAGCAGTTACAGCAGGAAATTAATCGTGCCAAAGATGATCTGCGCAAGCAAGTAGCTCAATTAGCCGTTGCCAGTGCCGAGAAAATTCTAAAGAAAACGATTGATATTCAGGCAAACAGTGCCTTGTTAGATAACCTTATTGAAGAGATTTAA
- the atpE gene encoding F0F1 ATP synthase subunit C, producing MQAANLIAQVQGMTVIAVALLIGLGALGTAIGFGLLGGKFLEGSARQPEMVPMLQVKMFIVAGLLDAVTMIGVGIALFFTFANPFLSNLGS from the coding sequence ATGCAAGCAGCAAATTTAATAGCACAAGTTCAAGGTATGACTGTTATCGCAGTAGCCTTGTTGATTGGTTTAGGTGCCTTGGGTACAGCAATTGGTTTCGGATTGCTGGGTGGCAAGTTCCTCGAAGGTTCTGCTCGCCAGCCAGAAATGGTGCCTATGCTTCAGGTTAAAATGTTTATCGTTGCGGGTCTTTTGGATGCGGTAACAATGATTGGTGTAGGTATTGCCCTGTTCTTCACTTTCGCTAATCCATTCTTAAGCAATCTGGGTTCTTGA
- the atpB gene encoding F0F1 ATP synthase subunit A, giving the protein MVSSTDYIKHHLTYLTFNVKEMQFGSGGFWTLNLDTLFFSITLGAIVLLLMYFGARRVTTAVPGKLQNFTELLLEFADNQVKDCFHGKNKLIGPLALTIFVWVFLMNFMDIVPVDVLPEAAKLMGVHYLKVVPTNDLNMTFAMSLSVFILILFYSIKIKGIKGFTKELALQPFNKWYFIPVNLVLELVGLIAKPISLALRLFGNLYAGELIFILIALLTLNSMSSVAGTVTLGVAQFLLSLGWSIFHILVITLQAFIFMVLTIVYLSLAHEDH; this is encoded by the coding sequence ATGGTATCAAGCACAGATTACATTAAACATCATTTAACTTATTTGACCTTCAATGTTAAAGAGATGCAGTTCGGTTCGGGTGGTTTCTGGACCTTAAACTTAGACACATTGTTTTTCTCTATTACACTCGGCGCAATAGTTCTTTTGCTGATGTATTTTGGAGCACGCAGAGTTACAACTGCTGTCCCTGGAAAATTGCAGAACTTTACGGAATTGCTTCTGGAGTTCGCTGACAATCAGGTTAAAGACTGTTTCCATGGCAAAAACAAGTTGATTGGCCCCTTGGCGCTGACTATTTTTGTCTGGGTATTCCTGATGAACTTCATGGATATCGTCCCTGTGGACGTGCTTCCGGAAGCAGCAAAATTGATGGGCGTACATTATCTCAAAGTTGTACCTACCAATGATTTGAATATGACTTTCGCAATGTCGTTGTCAGTATTTATTTTGATACTGTTTTACAGCATCAAAATTAAGGGAATAAAAGGCTTTACGAAAGAGTTGGCCTTACAACCTTTCAATAAATGGTATTTTATTCCTGTTAATCTGGTACTTGAGCTGGTTGGCTTAATTGCCAAGCCTATATCTCTGGCGTTGCGGTTGTTTGGAAATTTATATGCTGGTGAATTGATATTTATTCTTATCGCCCTGCTGACCTTAAATTCCATGTCTTCAGTAGCTGGAACTGTAACATTAGGTGTGGCCCAGTTCCTGTTATCATTGGGATGGTCTATTTTCCATATTTTGGTAATCACGTTACAGGCATTTATTTTCATGGTGTTGACAATTGTTTATTTAAGTCTCGCCCATGAGGATCACTAG
- a CDS encoding ATP synthase subunit I, with protein sequence MKVNNNVRGVKKLQEIQLLVILIIVLSTLLMNGREAGMSAFLGGIIALVPSLLFAKLLFRYRGARAARQIVKNFYLGEFVKLTSSILLFVLVFSTYKVQPMAFFLTYIVVVISHWFSPLLIDNQRNRPESD encoded by the coding sequence GTGAAAGTTAATAATAATGTCAGGGGTGTCAAAAAACTTCAGGAAATACAGTTGCTAGTTATCCTGATAATTGTACTCAGCACATTACTGATGAATGGCAGAGAAGCTGGAATGTCGGCGTTTCTGGGCGGTATTATCGCGTTAGTCCCATCATTATTATTTGCAAAACTGCTTTTCAGGTATCGAGGGGCGAGAGCTGCGCGGCAAATAGTAAAAAATTTTTATTTAGGGGAATTTGTTAAATTAACTTCCTCCATTTTACTGTTTGTGCTGGTTTTCAGCACGTATAAAGTGCAGCCCATGGCGTTTTTTTTAACCTATATTGTAGTGGTAATATCACACTGGTTTTCTCCACTGCTTATTGATAATCAACGAAATAGGCCAGAAAGTGACTGA
- a CDS encoding BON domain-containing protein gives MARALIILMSLLLGGCLGSVWTGANMIYDRHDIYKKLNDYQLAAAAHHALFDDRILKQSGCSLDLAVLNGDVLLAGHVPSERLRDLATRRLNSLTGYRELFNQVDVSLAVNNSLQDSWITAKIRSQIFADAAIDPNAFKIITSDRIVYIMGDVRPRQADRVIYIARNTSGVLRVVKLMRYYNLSETPSPNG, from the coding sequence ATGGCGCGCGCCTTAATTATTCTCATGTCGCTGCTGCTTGGCGGCTGTCTCGGCAGTGTCTGGACAGGTGCCAATATGATTTATGATCGGCACGATATTTATAAAAAATTAAATGATTATCAGCTGGCTGCGGCCGCTCATCATGCATTATTTGACGATCGTATTCTCAAACAATCCGGCTGCTCTCTTGATTTGGCGGTGTTGAATGGCGATGTGCTGCTGGCAGGCCATGTTCCTTCGGAACGTCTTCGGGATCTCGCTACCCGCCGACTGAACAGCCTGACCGGCTATAGGGAGTTATTTAATCAGGTGGATGTAAGCCTGGCCGTAAATAATAGCTTGCAGGACAGTTGGATTACCGCAAAAATTCGCAGTCAGATTTTTGCAGACGCAGCAATCGATCCAAATGCTTTCAAAATTATCACTTCCGACAGGATTGTTTACATTATGGGGGATGTAAGGCCGAGACAAGCTGACCGTGTCATATATATTGCCCGAAATACTAGCGGTGTGCTTCGCGTGGTAAAACTGATGCGTTACTATAATTTAAGCGAGACCCCGTCTCCGAATGGATAG
- a CDS encoding BON domain-containing protein: MKFRALCFLLISALLSGCVAAVVAGAAAGAIVYDRRSLTMLESDARIFHLVHKEIVTDPQFAGSRVAVVSFNQIVLLVGQTPTASLRAMAEKIAQRTPNVRRVYDEITVGYPLSMSQQTRDSWMTSQVRSHMLTRKNLESGSIRVVTENAVVYLMGIVTHEQADLAVEVARQVPGVQKVVKVFQYIT; this comes from the coding sequence ATGAAATTTCGTGCGCTCTGTTTTTTATTGATCAGTGCTTTATTAAGTGGTTGCGTAGCTGCCGTAGTAGCAGGTGCTGCGGCTGGTGCCATCGTTTATGACAGGCGTAGTCTGACGATGCTTGAAAGCGATGCTCGAATATTCCATCTGGTACATAAAGAAATAGTCACGGATCCGCAATTTGCCGGTTCCCGCGTGGCAGTAGTGAGCTTTAACCAAATTGTATTGCTCGTAGGGCAAACGCCAACTGCATCCCTGAGAGCGATGGCAGAAAAAATAGCGCAAAGAACCCCTAATGTGCGGCGGGTATATGATGAAATCACGGTTGGCTACCCCTTGTCGATGTCACAACAAACCCGCGACAGCTGGATGACCAGTCAGGTACGCAGTCACATGCTAACCCGGAAAAATCTGGAATCTGGTTCTATCCGCGTTGTTACTGAGAATGCCGTGGTATATCTAATGGGGATTGTTACTCATGAGCAGGCCGATCTGGCTGTAGAAGTTGCCAGACAAGTACCGGGAGTACAAAAAGTGGTTAAAGTGTTTCAGTATATTACTTGA
- a CDS encoding D-sedoheptulose-7-phosphate isomerase gives MTQMEERVRQLFGISIEAKLAVADSLSSLIAKAGMRLVNCLLSDNKILICGNGGSAANGLHLSAAMLNHFDVERPSLPFITLGSDQAAVTSIANHSHFDQIFARQIYALGQEGDVLLVITTSGNSNSILQAVNAANDRGMDTIALNGRDGGLLANHLGPEDIELRVAGDSAARIRETHLFILHCFCDLIDQSLFGQMLR, from the coding sequence ATGACGCAAATGGAAGAAAGAGTGAGGCAATTGTTCGGTATCAGTATCGAAGCCAAGTTGGCGGTGGCCGACAGTCTGTCATCCTTGATTGCAAAAGCAGGCATGCGCCTGGTGAATTGTCTGTTAAGTGATAATAAAATACTGATTTGCGGCAATGGCGGCTCTGCAGCGAATGGCCTGCATTTGTCGGCAGCTATGCTCAATCATTTTGATGTCGAACGCCCTTCCCTGCCCTTTATTACGCTAGGCAGTGATCAGGCGGCGGTGACCTCGATTGCCAATCATAGTCATTTTGATCAAATTTTCGCCCGCCAGATCTATGCTTTGGGTCAGGAAGGTGATGTATTGCTGGTGATTACAACCTCTGGAAATTCAAACAGTATTTTACAAGCTGTTAATGCCGCCAATGATCGGGGCATGGATACTATTGCATTAAACGGCCGGGATGGCGGCCTGTTGGCCAACCATCTTGGTCCGGAGGACATAGAGTTACGCGTTGCCGGGGACAGCGCCGCACGAATAAGGGAAACACATTTGTTTATCCTGCACTGTTTTTGTGATTTAATTGACCAGTCGTTGTTTGGGCAGATGTTGAGGTAA
- a CDS encoding YraN family protein, with translation MSVAFGKQLEQRAVTFLSRQGLQLLESNFQCRWGEIDLIMREGLTLVFVEVRARSSSEYGGAIASITAAKRRKLTKTANYYLLAKKLQDKCAARFDVVLFEGKQLEIEWIKNAFDSYY, from the coding sequence ATGTCAGTAGCATTTGGGAAACAGCTTGAACAGCGGGCAGTCACTTTCTTAAGCAGACAGGGTCTGCAGCTGCTTGAATCCAATTTTCAATGCCGCTGGGGGGAAATCGACTTGATTATGCGCGAGGGATTAACGCTGGTGTTTGTGGAGGTACGTGCGCGAAGCTCCTCCGAATACGGGGGCGCAATTGCCAGTATCACTGCTGCCAAGAGGCGAAAACTAACCAAAACAGCAAATTATTATTTATTAGCCAAAAAACTGCAAGACAAGTGCGCGGCACGCTTTGATGTGGTTCTTTTTGAAGGTAAACAGCTAGAGATAGAGTGGATAAAAAATGCATTTGATAGTTATTACTAA